In Maridesulfovibrio ferrireducens, one DNA window encodes the following:
- a CDS encoding hybrid sensor histidine kinase/response regulator gives MKDCCFDDSRKRLNILITGKSTLLHSLMLELHNLGHSISIAKNPRETLFIYASQQPDLIIFADFDRPYETFSSIREINQDAEAIFIIDVNNPNSFESLFDFHNVSFIPSTASATSIISNISEYHKKIIRNRETDENSKLYDLILQGLPFPALLVGSCTGKTIMANKSALETLPIKSSKSSIPFISFLAEDVRNNLFTDQEAYRIHSLKSVCAYERFWDLTIEQVAPSVFLLLALDVTEQRKQLQLREEMERIARHDLRSPTATIVGMSRILETEADLSDDYQRLAEIVRKTSERMIRQIDTSLTLIRLETGSLVADSHPFNLFRAITAAIGDISQLVDDKKLEILCFLEDEPLQDECPLVCYGEASLIITMFSNLIKNSAEAAPENSTITVRLHDTEQSIITEIHNLGEVPSSIKNSFFDRYATHGKRNGTGLGTYSSKLIAKVSGGDISFTSSWNQGTTLITTLPKPPENLNRN, from the coding sequence ATGAAAGACTGTTGTTTTGACGATTCCCGAAAAAGACTGAACATCCTTATAACCGGGAAAAGCACATTACTGCATTCTTTAATGCTTGAGCTTCACAACCTCGGCCATTCTATTTCTATTGCAAAAAATCCCAGAGAAACTCTTTTTATCTATGCCAGTCAGCAACCGGACCTAATAATTTTTGCGGATTTTGACCGTCCTTACGAAACGTTCTCATCTATCCGGGAAATAAATCAGGACGCGGAAGCTATATTCATTATAGACGTAAATAATCCTAACTCGTTTGAATCTCTTTTTGATTTTCATAATGTCTCGTTCATACCATCCACGGCATCAGCGACAAGCATCATTTCAAATATTTCCGAATATCACAAAAAGATTATTCGCAATAGAGAGACAGATGAAAACTCAAAACTCTACGATTTAATTCTTCAAGGACTTCCTTTTCCTGCTCTTTTAGTTGGCTCTTGTACCGGAAAAACCATTATGGCAAATAAATCTGCCTTAGAGACGTTACCGATTAAAAGCTCCAAATCCAGCATACCTTTTATATCTTTTCTTGCTGAGGATGTTCGCAATAACCTCTTCACTGATCAGGAAGCATACCGCATTCATTCACTAAAATCTGTTTGCGCATATGAAAGATTCTGGGATCTCACCATTGAACAAGTCGCTCCTTCTGTTTTTTTACTTCTGGCACTTGATGTTACCGAGCAACGCAAGCAGCTCCAGCTCAGAGAAGAAATGGAACGCATCGCCAGACACGACTTGAGGTCTCCTACAGCTACAATTGTAGGCATGTCCCGCATACTTGAAACAGAAGCTGATCTTAGTGATGACTACCAGCGACTCGCGGAAATAGTGCGCAAAACAAGTGAAAGGATGATTCGTCAAATTGACACATCTTTAACACTAATAAGACTCGAAACAGGTTCTCTTGTTGCGGACTCACATCCGTTCAACCTTTTTAGAGCAATCACAGCCGCAATCGGTGATATAAGTCAGTTAGTTGATGATAAGAAGCTTGAAATTCTCTGCTTTTTAGAGGATGAACCTCTTCAGGATGAATGTCCGCTTGTTTGTTACGGCGAAGCGTCCCTCATCATCACCATGTTCTCGAACCTGATTAAAAACTCCGCAGAGGCAGCTCCTGAGAATTCGACTATAACGGTTCGCCTCCATGACACGGAACAATCGATAATCACTGAAATTCATAATCTCGGTGAAGTTCCGAGTTCTATTAAAAACAGCTTTTTCGATCGTTATGCAACCCACGGCAAACGGAACGGGACAGGACTGGGAACATACAGCTCGAAACTGATCGCTAAAGTTTCAGGCGGAGATATTTCTTTTACAAGCTCATGGAATCAGGGAACGACCCTGATCACCACCCTCCCAAAACCTCCAGAAAATTTGAACAGGAATTAA
- the alaS gene encoding alanine--tRNA ligase, producing the protein MKASEIRERFLTFFKNNGHEIVSSSSLVPKDDPSLLFTNAGMVQFKKTFLGQEQRDYVRATTSQKCLRVGGKHNDLENVGRTARHHTFFEMLGNFSFGDYFKEDAIKFCWKFLTEELKLPKDKLYITIYKDDDEAGELWQKVVNVPADRIFKLGEKENFWSMGDTGPCGPCSEVHIDQGENMTCGPNCGIGKCDCDRFLEIWNLVFMQYDQDGEGNRVPLPRPSIDTGMGLERITAVCQGVQSNYETDLFQPMIQAIAKKAGVKYKEDGEIDTALQVIADHSRSIAFLITDQILPSNEGRGYVLRRLIRRAFRFGRLIGLTDPFLHETVRMVVSEMSGQFPELEDNKEFMARMVREEEERFSQTLDKGLIILEDEMEELKKEGKNTISGELAFKLYDTFGFPLDIVNDVTEKHGFTVDEVGFKAAMKEQKTRAKKAWKGSGEKDTAAIFRTVLEAGLKNRFTGYGELVTDSRIINLLSESGDHLDRISQGSGGWLITAATPFYGESGGQMGDSGTVGTLTGNADILESVKASPELTACKIFVNEGELLLEQEAKLEVDDEIRLATERNHTVTHLLHAALRKTLGDHVKQSGSLVGPNRLRFDFTHIAAMTPAEVRQVENEVNRAILTATKVDVQELSNKEAAEKGATALFGEKYGDVVRVVDITGESMELCGGTHLKSTGEAGTFVILSESGVAAGIRRIEAATGWNALTFLQGQRDEISKSQDLLRAAPGQVSDKIAALIAQNKELTRQNEQLQAKLASGAGADLMSSIEEIAGIKVLAAKLELTNVKALRDQTDALKSKLDSGIICLIAEVEDNKVSLIIAVTKDLTNRFKAGALIKPVAAEVGGGGGGRPDMAQAGGTDPKGIDKALATLKKVIAES; encoded by the coding sequence ATGAAGGCCAGTGAAATCAGAGAAAGATTCCTTACTTTTTTCAAAAATAACGGACATGAAATTGTTTCAAGTTCATCCCTAGTCCCAAAAGACGATCCGTCCCTGCTGTTCACCAACGCAGGAATGGTCCAGTTTAAAAAGACTTTTCTTGGACAGGAACAAAGAGACTATGTCCGCGCAACAACTTCACAGAAATGTTTGCGCGTCGGCGGAAAGCACAACGACCTCGAAAATGTAGGCCGTACTGCCCGTCACCACACTTTTTTTGAAATGCTCGGCAATTTTTCTTTTGGCGACTACTTTAAAGAAGACGCTATCAAATTTTGCTGGAAATTCCTCACTGAAGAATTGAAACTGCCCAAAGACAAACTTTATATAACCATTTATAAAGATGACGATGAAGCCGGAGAACTCTGGCAGAAAGTTGTTAATGTCCCGGCTGACCGAATCTTCAAACTGGGCGAAAAAGAAAACTTCTGGTCCATGGGTGACACTGGTCCTTGTGGTCCTTGCTCCGAAGTACATATTGATCAGGGCGAGAACATGACTTGCGGCCCCAATTGCGGGATCGGAAAATGTGATTGTGACCGCTTCCTTGAAATATGGAACCTCGTTTTCATGCAGTACGACCAGGATGGAGAAGGTAATCGAGTTCCGCTTCCACGCCCTTCCATTGATACAGGCATGGGACTGGAAAGAATTACCGCTGTATGTCAGGGCGTACAATCAAATTATGAAACAGACCTGTTTCAGCCGATGATTCAGGCTATCGCCAAAAAAGCCGGTGTAAAATATAAAGAAGACGGCGAAATAGACACCGCGCTACAGGTCATTGCCGACCACTCGCGCTCTATTGCGTTTCTGATCACAGACCAGATCCTTCCTTCAAACGAAGGGCGTGGTTATGTGCTCCGTCGCTTGATCAGAAGAGCTTTCCGTTTCGGACGCCTTATTGGACTTACCGATCCTTTCCTTCATGAAACAGTCAGAATGGTTGTTTCTGAAATGAGCGGACAGTTCCCGGAACTCGAAGATAATAAAGAATTCATGGCCCGCATGGTTCGTGAAGAAGAAGAAAGATTCAGCCAGACTTTAGATAAGGGTCTTATAATTCTCGAAGACGAGATGGAAGAACTTAAAAAAGAAGGCAAAAATACTATTTCCGGCGAACTGGCTTTTAAACTTTATGACACTTTCGGATTCCCGCTCGATATCGTCAATGACGTTACTGAGAAACACGGGTTCACTGTAGATGAAGTCGGCTTCAAAGCAGCTATGAAAGAACAGAAGACAAGAGCCAAAAAAGCATGGAAAGGGTCCGGAGAAAAAGATACTGCGGCAATATTCCGCACAGTTCTTGAAGCTGGACTTAAAAACCGTTTCACCGGATATGGTGAATTGGTGACTGACTCCCGAATCATAAATCTTCTTTCCGAAAGCGGAGATCATCTAGACCGCATTTCTCAGGGGTCAGGAGGATGGCTTATCACTGCCGCTACTCCTTTCTACGGAGAATCCGGTGGACAGATGGGGGATTCTGGCACAGTCGGCACTTTGACAGGAAACGCGGACATACTGGAATCAGTTAAAGCTTCCCCTGAACTCACAGCTTGTAAAATTTTTGTAAACGAAGGCGAACTTCTCCTAGAACAAGAAGCCAAGCTGGAAGTAGATGACGAAATCAGGTTAGCAACAGAGCGCAATCACACAGTGACTCACCTGCTGCATGCCGCTCTGAGAAAAACTCTCGGAGACCATGTAAAGCAGTCTGGATCACTAGTCGGCCCGAATAGACTCAGGTTCGATTTCACTCACATTGCAGCCATGACTCCCGCAGAAGTCCGGCAGGTTGAAAATGAAGTTAACCGCGCCATTCTGACAGCTACGAAAGTTGACGTCCAAGAGCTCAGCAACAAAGAAGCTGCTGAAAAAGGTGCTACTGCACTGTTCGGAGAAAAATACGGAGATGTCGTAAGAGTCGTCGATATCACCGGAGAAAGCATGGAGCTATGCGGAGGTACTCACCTGAAATCAACAGGCGAGGCCGGAACCTTTGTAATATTGTCCGAATCCGGAGTTGCCGCAGGCATACGCCGGATTGAAGCGGCAACGGGATGGAACGCCCTCACATTCCTGCAAGGACAACGTGACGAGATAAGCAAGTCTCAGGACTTACTTAGAGCCGCCCCAGGTCAGGTTTCTGACAAAATCGCGGCGCTCATAGCTCAGAATAAAGAATTGACTCGCCAAAATGAACAACTTCAAGCCAAGCTTGCTTCCGGCGCAGGAGCGGACCTGATGAGCTCTATAGAAGAGATCGCAGGGATCAAAGTTCTTGCTGCCAAGCTTGAATTGACGAATGTTAAGGCCTTACGCGACCAGACAGACGCACTGAAATCCAAACTGGATTCCGGTATCATCTGCCTGATAGCCGAGGTCGAAGATAATAAAGTTTCCTTAATTATCGCAGTGACTAAAGACCTGACAAACAGGTTCAAAGCCGGTGCGCTGATTAAACCCGTTGCAGCTGAGGTAGGTGGAGGTGGCGGCGGCAGGCCTGATATGGCTCAAGCCGGCGGTACCGACCCCAAAGGAATTGACAAGGCTTTGGCAACCCTGAAAAAGGTTATTGCTGAGTCGTAA
- the rplM gene encoding 50S ribosomal protein L13, whose translation MKTYIPKSEDISREWYVVDATDMVLGRLATRIATKLRGKDKAMFTPHADTGDFVIVLNADKIRVTGNKLDQKTYYKHTNHPGGIKSRTLKVMLEKKPEVVIETAVRGMLPKSSLGRQMIKKLKVYTGTDHPHEAQLPKPFEF comes from the coding sequence ATGAAAACATATATTCCAAAAAGTGAGGACATCAGCCGCGAATGGTACGTAGTTGATGCAACCGACATGGTACTTGGACGCCTGGCAACCAGAATCGCCACAAAGCTCAGAGGCAAGGACAAAGCTATGTTCACACCTCACGCTGACACCGGCGATTTCGTCATCGTTCTGAACGCTGACAAAATCAGAGTTACCGGCAACAAGCTAGATCAGAAGACTTACTACAAGCACACCAACCACCCTGGCGGCATCAAATCCAGGACTTTGAAAGTAATGCTTGAGAAGAAACCTGAAGTTGTTATCGAAACAGCTGTACGCGGCATGCTTCCTAAGAGTAGCCTCGGCAGACAGATGATCAAAAAACTTAAAGTTTACACTGGTACAGATCATCCACACGAAGCACAGCTGCCTAAGCCTTTCGAATTTTAA
- the recA gene encoding recombinase RecA produces MSRKAANPEELRKEALNTALTTIERKFGKGSIMRLDSGAIQAIPVIPTGSISLDLALGIGGIPKGRVTEVYGPESSGKTTLALHVIAECQKNGGTAAFVDAEHALDVKYAQRLGVNTDELLISQPDYGEQALEITDLLVRSGAVDIVVIDSVAALIPQAELEGNMGETQVGGQARLMSHALRKLTGTIHKSNSVVLFINQIRMKIGMAGYGNPETTSGGNALKFYASVRFDIRRIQTLKDKEEVFGSRTRIKIVKNKVAPPFREALVDILYGTGMSREGEILDLGVDYGIIDKSGAWYAYGSERLGQGKENVRQFLIDTPELRQEIEDKILVHLGMKEAPEVKVDATTSDE; encoded by the coding sequence ATGAGCAGAAAAGCCGCAAACCCCGAAGAGCTCCGTAAAGAAGCACTGAACACAGCACTTACAACTATTGAACGCAAGTTCGGTAAAGGCTCAATCATGCGCCTTGATTCAGGTGCTATACAAGCTATCCCGGTCATCCCGACAGGTTCTATAAGCCTTGATCTGGCTTTGGGTATCGGCGGGATTCCTAAAGGTAGAGTCACCGAAGTTTACGGACCGGAATCATCAGGTAAGACAACACTGGCCCTGCATGTAATTGCAGAATGTCAGAAAAACGGTGGAACCGCTGCCTTTGTTGATGCAGAACACGCTCTTGATGTTAAATATGCTCAAAGACTCGGTGTAAACACCGACGAACTACTTATTTCTCAGCCGGACTACGGCGAACAGGCTTTGGAAATCACTGACCTGCTGGTTCGTTCCGGCGCAGTTGATATCGTCGTAATCGACTCCGTTGCGGCTCTTATTCCGCAGGCTGAACTTGAAGGCAACATGGGTGAAACTCAGGTCGGCGGACAGGCAAGACTTATGTCTCATGCCCTTAGAAAGCTGACCGGTACTATCCATAAATCTAATTCTGTTGTATTGTTTATCAACCAGATCCGTATGAAAATCGGTATGGCCGGATACGGAAACCCCGAAACAACATCCGGTGGTAACGCCCTTAAATTCTACGCATCGGTACGTTTTGATATCCGCAGAATCCAGACCCTCAAAGATAAAGAGGAAGTTTTCGGTTCACGCACCCGTATCAAAATTGTTAAAAATAAAGTTGCACCGCCTTTCAGAGAAGCTCTTGTAGACATACTTTATGGAACAGGAATGTCCCGCGAAGGCGAAATTCTTGATCTCGGCGTGGATTACGGAATTATTGACAAAAGTGGAGCATGGTATGCTTACGGCTCAGAGAGACTTGGACAGGGCAAGGAAAATGTCCGCCAATTCTTGATAGACACTCCTGAATTACGACAGGAGATAGAAGACAAAATCCTCGTTCATCTCGGCATGAAAGAAGCCCCTGAGGTGAAGGTTGACGCAACTACTTCTGACGAGTAA
- a CDS encoding radical SAM protein, with translation MSSKKKPRPLLVYADKDGQIFDHPEFEMICRRGDELAQPKPEEYIPLPPDSEFFLLPGRIPLGLNSETGEVEEVEGLAVAAFACPGHTLTGLAAYANTEDAPILPMFAYGAVGYANGRFWITAKVVDEDKRQIFTKIPQQKVESGAKRLMKDMPENRLVKHLANCALTYGCPAAKNLALGRFEAPLPTARTCNARCIGCISEQPEDSGFPSTQERIKFTPTADEITEIMHYHAKRESKPIFSFGQGCEGEPLTEAKLLCEAVQRYRDEGGKGTVNINTNGSLTATMKPLSEAGLTSIRVSLNSFLEPVYNAYYRPKGYKFEDVLATIHTAKELGLHVSLNYLYFPGVSDTENEVNALIKAATESKFDFIQLRNLNIDPDLYMELVEDNDLGPGMGFVNFRKRIKSECPWIGFGYFNPYLGD, from the coding sequence ATGTCTTCAAAAAAGAAACCGCGTCCTCTCCTCGTTTACGCGGATAAAGACGGTCAAATATTCGATCACCCTGAATTTGAAATGATTTGCCGCAGAGGGGATGAGCTGGCTCAACCCAAACCCGAAGAATATATCCCGCTGCCTCCTGACAGTGAATTTTTCTTACTGCCTGGAAGAATCCCGCTTGGGCTAAACTCCGAAACCGGTGAAGTTGAAGAAGTTGAAGGGTTAGCCGTAGCCGCATTTGCCTGTCCCGGCCACACACTGACCGGACTAGCTGCCTATGCAAATACCGAAGACGCACCTATCTTACCGATGTTCGCCTATGGCGCAGTCGGTTATGCCAACGGCAGATTCTGGATTACAGCCAAGGTTGTAGATGAAGATAAACGCCAGATTTTTACTAAAATACCACAGCAGAAAGTTGAGTCCGGCGCAAAAAGGCTGATGAAAGACATGCCTGAAAACCGCTTGGTGAAACACCTTGCAAACTGCGCTCTGACTTACGGCTGCCCCGCAGCAAAGAATCTTGCTCTCGGCAGGTTTGAAGCACCGCTTCCAACTGCCCGGACCTGCAATGCCCGCTGCATCGGCTGCATATCTGAACAACCCGAAGATTCCGGATTTCCTTCCACACAGGAACGCATCAAATTTACGCCGACTGCTGATGAAATCACGGAAATAATGCACTATCACGCCAAACGCGAATCAAAGCCGATTTTTTCATTCGGTCAAGGTTGCGAAGGCGAACCATTGACTGAGGCTAAGCTACTTTGCGAAGCCGTACAGAGATATCGCGACGAAGGCGGCAAGGGAACTGTTAACATAAATACCAATGGTTCTTTGACCGCGACAATGAAGCCTCTCTCAGAAGCAGGGCTTACCTCTATCAGAGTAAGTTTGAACAGCTTTCTGGAACCAGTATACAATGCTTATTACCGTCCCAAAGGGTATAAGTTTGAAGACGTACTTGCGACCATCCACACTGCCAAAGAACTTGGACTGCATGTATCTCTCAACTACCTCTATTTCCCAGGAGTAAGCGATACAGAAAATGAAGTGAATGCACTTATTAAAGCCGCAACAGAATCAAAGTTCGACTTCATTCAGCTTCGCAATCTCAACATAGACCCTGACCTTTATATGGAACTGGTCGAAGATAATGATCTCGGCCCCGGAATGGGATTCGTTAATTTCCGCAAAAGAATTAAATCGGAATGCCCTTGGATCGGTTTCGGATATTTTAACCCTTATCTGGGCGACTGA
- the rpsI gene encoding 30S ribosomal protein S9: MSQDFIYGTGKRKNAVARTRMYPGTGVITVNGKAYEDYFPRKTLQMIVQQPLKLTKNVGKFDIKVNADGGGVAGQAQAVRHGISRALLAMDPELRTLLKRAGLLTRDARKKERKKPGQPGARAKFQYSKR; encoded by the coding sequence ATGAGCCAAGATTTCATTTACGGTACTGGCAAAAGAAAGAATGCTGTAGCACGCACACGTATGTACCCAGGTACAGGCGTAATCACAGTCAACGGAAAAGCTTACGAAGATTACTTTCCTCGTAAAACTCTCCAGATGATTGTTCAGCAGCCTCTTAAACTTACTAAAAACGTTGGTAAGTTTGATATTAAAGTAAACGCAGACGGTGGCGGAGTAGCTGGTCAGGCACAGGCTGTCAGACACGGTATTTCTCGCGCACTTCTCGCTATGGACCCAGAGCTTCGTACTCTTCTTAAACGCGCAGGTCTTCTGACTCGTGACGCACGTAAGAAAGAACGTAAAAAACCTGGTCAGCCAGGCGCTCGCGCAAAGTTCCAGTACTCAAAGCGTTAA
- the purM gene encoding phosphoribosylformylglycinamidine cyclo-ligase: MASRSDAYKAAGVNIDAANDFIGRIKGMVGSTFTKGVVTDIGGFGGLFKLDLTQMEEPVLVAGTDGVGTKLKLAFALDKHDTIGIDLVAMSVNDILVQGAKPLFFLDYFATGKLEVGVAETVLSGIVEGCKMSSCALLGGETAEMPGFYADGEYDLSGFCVGMVDNANIVDGSSITIGDSIIGLASSGVHSNGYSLVRKLYDESGLAADDLLPGTDQKIGEALITPTKIYADAVRNIIREIEVKGMVHVTGGGFYDNLPRILPQQVTAEINFGTWEVLPVFNWMKEQGNLSWPEMLQIFNCGIGYIMVVKGDREEDVINRLNGMDIKSWKIGEITARDGDSEQVNVNF, encoded by the coding sequence ATGGCAAGTCGTTCTGATGCTTACAAGGCCGCCGGTGTTAATATCGACGCGGCAAATGATTTTATAGGTCGCATTAAAGGTATGGTGGGTTCCACCTTTACCAAAGGTGTAGTCACGGATATCGGTGGTTTCGGCGGGCTTTTCAAGCTTGACCTGACCCAAATGGAAGAGCCTGTTCTTGTAGCAGGAACCGATGGCGTGGGTACTAAATTAAAACTGGCTTTCGCGTTAGACAAACACGATACCATCGGTATTGATCTTGTCGCTATGAGCGTGAATGACATCTTGGTACAGGGCGCAAAGCCTTTGTTTTTCCTTGATTATTTTGCAACAGGAAAGCTGGAAGTAGGCGTAGCTGAAACAGTCCTTTCCGGAATAGTTGAAGGGTGTAAAATGTCATCCTGCGCTCTGCTTGGCGGAGAAACCGCAGAAATGCCCGGATTTTATGCCGATGGCGAATATGACCTGTCCGGCTTCTGCGTCGGTATGGTTGATAACGCAAATATTGTTGATGGTTCTTCCATTACAATCGGTGATTCAATCATCGGCCTTGCTTCCTCAGGTGTCCATTCAAACGGATATTCTCTGGTTCGTAAACTGTATGATGAATCCGGTCTTGCAGCAGATGACCTTCTGCCCGGTACGGATCAAAAAATCGGAGAAGCTCTTATTACTCCGACTAAAATTTATGCAGACGCTGTACGCAATATTATCCGCGAAATCGAAGTTAAGGGAATGGTTCATGTTACCGGCGGCGGTTTCTATGACAATCTGCCTAGAATTCTGCCTCAGCAGGTTACAGCAGAAATTAATTTCGGAACATGGGAAGTTCTTCCTGTGTTTAACTGGATGAAAGAACAGGGTAATCTCAGTTGGCCTGAAATGTTACAGATTTTCAACTGTGGTATCGGTTACATCATGGTTGTTAAAGGTGACAGAGAAGAAGACGTTATCAATAGACTTAATGGCATGGACATTAAATCTTGGAAAATCGGAGAAATAACTGCCAGAGATGGTGATTCCGAACAGGTAAACGTTAATTTCTAA
- a CDS encoding DUF1318 domain-containing protein: MIKKTAQVLTLMTLFAFAACVTVNIYFPAAQVEKAAEDIVDDIYGSDSQQPVNNKDSSSLRSFLAFITPSAAYAQDVTESDIEGLKQSNSAIRGLKQNIAANHQQLIPYYNAGNIGINNSGYLELINKSGLSLPDTAAVRRLISQDNSTRKKLYAEVAASMNIPGSEIVKVTNIFTEVWQKKAPAGWWIQDASGNWKKK; this comes from the coding sequence ATGATCAAAAAAACCGCTCAGGTTTTAACGTTGATGACTCTTTTTGCCTTTGCAGCCTGCGTCACTGTAAACATATATTTTCCGGCAGCGCAGGTCGAAAAAGCGGCTGAAGATATCGTCGATGACATTTACGGTTCCGATTCTCAACAACCCGTAAATAACAAAGACAGCTCGTCTCTACGGTCTTTTCTTGCATTCATAACGCCATCTGCCGCATATGCACAGGACGTTACCGAATCCGACATTGAAGGACTTAAACAGTCCAACTCTGCGATCAGAGGCTTGAAACAAAATATCGCGGCAAACCACCAGCAACTTATCCCCTATTACAATGCCGGGAATATAGGCATCAACAACAGTGGATATCTGGAACTGATAAATAAGAGTGGTTTAAGTCTTCCTGACACCGCAGCAGTCCGCAGATTAATTTCACAGGATAACAGTACGAGAAAAAAACTATACGCAGAAGTTGCAGCATCAATGAACATTCCCGGAAGTGAAATTGTGAAAGTCACAAACATCTTCACCGAGGTATGGCAGAAAAAAGCACCCGCAGGATGGTGGATTCAAGATGCGTCAGGCAACTGGAAAAAGAAATAA
- a CDS encoding EAL and HDOD domain-containing protein → MAITNTPLYDQIFFARQPILQPDQSLWGYELFFRNSSSATTAIISDDYKATLNVAADSCSIPGEELPGDVKLVINFSHKSIIEKIPYSLPAKNTVVQIPEMTPPTPNLIRALQDLSKDGYTVAIDDFEGRPQGDILIKYADVVIVDIKSANEDQLHRIHCIAQKEGVKLIAKRVEDMSHYQLAQKFGFAFFQGFYFKRPENIAGRKLRPSEVVKLKLFKLIEDPSQDFEALAEALQNDVSICYRLLTLLNSPTFGFSQKITSIKQAIVLAGWKLIKNWLRVILLTDLISNKKSTELPQLATQRAKFLEMVTLDSNHNIPAESMFLLGLFSLLGAMFDMPMNVVTKYLPLDEDLRAALCGEENIYRKHLELIDYFEAAQWDKLEETILELGLNPVSVSRNYYDSMRWANSFFQTPGSV, encoded by the coding sequence ATGGCTATAACAAACACCCCGCTCTACGATCAAATATTTTTCGCCCGGCAGCCGATTCTTCAGCCGGACCAATCACTATGGGGATATGAGCTGTTTTTTCGTAACAGCAGTTCAGCGACAACCGCCATTATATCTGATGATTATAAAGCAACCTTAAACGTTGCCGCAGATTCATGCTCTATTCCGGGAGAAGAACTCCCCGGTGATGTTAAGCTTGTTATCAATTTTTCTCATAAATCTATTATAGAAAAAATTCCATATTCATTACCGGCAAAGAACACAGTTGTTCAAATACCGGAAATGACTCCTCCGACTCCAAATCTCATAAGAGCACTTCAAGATCTTTCAAAAGATGGATATACAGTTGCCATCGACGATTTTGAAGGACGCCCACAAGGTGATATTTTAATAAAATATGCAGATGTCGTGATAGTAGACATCAAATCCGCTAACGAGGACCAACTTCACCGGATACATTGTATCGCCCAAAAAGAGGGTGTGAAGTTAATAGCGAAAAGAGTTGAAGACATGAGCCATTACCAATTGGCTCAAAAATTCGGCTTTGCTTTTTTTCAAGGATTTTATTTTAAACGTCCTGAGAATATTGCAGGCAGAAAACTACGCCCCAGTGAAGTTGTAAAACTCAAACTTTTCAAACTGATTGAAGATCCCTCGCAGGATTTTGAAGCTCTGGCTGAAGCTCTGCAAAACGATGTATCTATCTGCTACAGACTGCTTACACTACTCAACTCTCCGACATTCGGATTCTCGCAAAAAATAACTTCAATAAAGCAGGCAATAGTTCTTGCTGGCTGGAAACTTATAAAAAACTGGCTGAGAGTTATACTTTTGACGGATCTTATTTCCAACAAGAAAAGTACCGAGCTTCCGCAACTGGCAACTCAGCGCGCAAAATTTCTTGAGATGGTAACGTTAGACTCAAACCATAATATTCCTGCTGAATCCATGTTTTTACTTGGTCTATTCTCCCTGTTGGGGGCAATGTTCGATATGCCTATGAATGTCGTAACCAAGTATTTACCCCTTGATGAAGATCTCAGAGCTGCATTATGCGGTGAAGAAAATATTTATCGCAAACACCTTGAATTGATAGACTATTTCGAAGCAGCACAATGGGACAAACTCGAAGAAACGATTCTTGAACTCGGGCTGAACCCGGTCTCAGTTTCACGTAACTATTATGACTCAATGCGCTGGGCGAACAGTTTTTTCCAGACACCCGGTTCAGTATAA